Genomic segment of Triticum aestivum cultivar Chinese Spring chromosome 6A, IWGSC CS RefSeq v2.1, whole genome shotgun sequence:
TCGACCAACCTGCGTCATTTGGCGTCGCGGGCTGCGGGCCGGGAGGGTCCCCGGCGGTTGGACTCCACGGCGCTGTCGGGGAGGGGGCGATCCAGCGGGAGCTGGCCGCGgccgccggcgggcggcggccccCGGTGGCAGAGCCTGCGCGACGCCCGCCGCTCCTCGCTGACGCCGGCGGCGCCCACGAGCACCTCCTGCACGAAGGAGCGCTCGACGCCGTCGAGGAACGCCGCGTGCCGCTCCTCCGTCCACCCCTCGCCGCGCGCCAGCACCG
This window contains:
- the LOC123130786 gene encoding uncharacterized protein gives rise to the protein MDDHLAVLARGEGWTEERHAAFLDGVERSFVQEVLVGAAGVSEERRASRRLCHRGPPPAGGRGQLPLDRPLPDSAVESNRRGPSRPAARDAK